Proteins encoded in a region of the Rhodospirillales bacterium genome:
- a CDS encoding zinc-finger domain-containing protein, translated as MNDTLARDADTITVDTPAVACDGNGSLGHPRVFLRIGSSGEIVCPYCSRRFVLAEGASADAGH; from the coding sequence ATGAACGACACCCTGGCGCGCGATGCGGACACGATCACGGTCGATACGCCGGCGGTCGCCTGCGACGGCAACGGATCTCTCGGCCATCCCCGGGTGTTCCTGCGCATCGGCTCTTCGGGCGAAATCGTCTGTCCCTATTGCAGCCGGCGCTTCGTGCTGGCCGAAGGCGCCTCCGCCGACGCGGGGCACTAG
- the polA gene encoding DNA polymerase I, protein MRSARARPPHVFLIDGSGFIFRAFHALPPMTRPDGTPVNAVYGFVNMLLKLIEDADAEYVAVVFDRARRTFRNDLYPDYKAHRPDPPEELVPQFALVHESVRAMNVAELGIEGFEADDLIATYARLAREAGHQVTIVSSDKDLMQLVGPGVVMLDAMKNRTIGPEQVKEKFGVGPEKVIDVQALAGDSTDNVPGVPGIGVKTAAELIEKYGDLDTLLSRAGEIAQPKRREALVAHAEDARVSRELVRLKDDVPVKGGLAVLKKRPPDWPKLLAFLAEQNFRSIAARVASRHNLDLGALPEPKKKEKKEKEKAETREAPAPIPEAPILDPGGKPDPKLYELVQDEAALARWIAAATEAGRVAVDTETTSLDPFRAALVGVSLGLPDGRACYIPLGHVGAAAQGAFDLGDGGGKSAHGDAPMQIPLKRAVALLKPLLEDATVLKIGQNIKYDMQVLARHGIAIRPFDDTMLLSYVLEGGLHGHGMDELSELHLGHKTITFSDVTGSGKSQITFDRVPLDKALAYAAEDADVTYRLHRVLKPRLAAEHLVTVYETLERPLVPVLAAMEREGIKVDAGVLKDLSDDFAKRLAHLEGNIHRLAGREFNVGSPKQLGEILFDEMKLDGGKKAKTGAYVTDAETLEDLAAAGHELPARVLEWRQLAKLKSTYADALLAEINPDTGRVHTSYAQAVASTGRLSSSDPNLQNIPIRTDEGRKIRRAFVADKGWRLVSADYSQIELRLLAHVAGIDALKEAFRQGHDIHAMTASQVFGVPMKGMDANVRRRAKAINFGIIYGISAFGLARQLSIPREEAARYIDAYFERYPGIRDYMERTKAAARRRGFVTTLFGRKCHVRGINDKNQALRGFAERAAINAPIQGGAADIIKRAMTRLPATLAKARLKARMLLQVHDELVFEVPAAEVDATAEVAKKIMESAAHLDGVPLVVDVGRGANWDEAH, encoded by the coding sequence GTGCGCTCGGCGCGCGCAAGACCGCCGCATGTCTTCCTGATCGACGGTTCGGGGTTCATCTTCCGCGCCTTCCACGCGCTGCCGCCGATGACGCGCCCGGACGGAACGCCGGTCAACGCCGTCTACGGCTTCGTCAACATGCTGTTGAAGCTGATCGAGGACGCCGACGCCGAATACGTGGCGGTGGTGTTCGACCGGGCGCGGCGCACGTTCCGCAACGACCTCTACCCCGATTACAAGGCGCACCGGCCCGACCCGCCCGAGGAACTGGTGCCGCAGTTCGCCCTCGTCCACGAATCGGTGCGCGCCATGAACGTGGCCGAACTGGGGATCGAGGGCTTCGAGGCGGACGACCTGATCGCCACCTACGCCCGGCTCGCGCGCGAGGCCGGGCATCAGGTCACCATCGTCTCCTCGGACAAGGACCTGATGCAGCTGGTGGGCCCCGGCGTCGTCATGCTCGACGCCATGAAGAACCGGACCATCGGGCCGGAGCAGGTCAAGGAGAAGTTCGGCGTCGGCCCGGAAAAGGTGATCGACGTGCAGGCTCTCGCCGGCGATTCGACCGACAACGTGCCCGGGGTGCCGGGCATCGGGGTCAAGACCGCGGCCGAACTGATCGAAAAATACGGCGATCTCGACACGCTGCTTTCGCGCGCGGGCGAGATCGCCCAGCCGAAACGGCGCGAGGCCCTGGTCGCGCACGCCGAGGACGCCCGCGTCAGCCGCGAACTGGTGCGCCTCAAGGACGACGTGCCGGTCAAGGGCGGTTTGGCGGTGCTCAAGAAACGCCCGCCCGACTGGCCGAAATTGCTCGCGTTCCTGGCCGAGCAGAACTTCCGTTCCATCGCCGCCCGGGTCGCCAGTCGCCACAACCTCGACCTCGGCGCCTTGCCTGAACCGAAGAAGAAAGAAAAAAAGGAAAAAGAAAAAGCCGAAACTCGGGAAGCGCCGGCGCCGATCCCCGAGGCGCCAATCCTCGATCCTGGCGGCAAGCCCGATCCCAAGCTGTACGAGCTGGTGCAGGACGAAGCGGCGCTCGCGCGCTGGATCGCGGCGGCGACCGAGGCGGGCCGGGTTGCGGTCGACACCGAAACTACGTCCTTGGATCCCTTCCGCGCGGCATTGGTCGGCGTCTCGCTCGGATTGCCTGACGGGCGCGCGTGCTACATCCCGCTCGGCCACGTCGGCGCCGCCGCTCAAGGCGCGTTCGATCTCGGCGACGGCGGCGGCAAGTCGGCGCACGGGGACGCGCCGATGCAGATTCCCCTGAAGCGCGCCGTCGCGCTCCTGAAGCCGCTGCTGGAAGACGCGACCGTCCTCAAGATCGGGCAAAACATAAAATACGACATGCAGGTGCTCGCTCGCCACGGCATCGCCATCCGGCCGTTCGACGACACCATGCTGCTCTCCTACGTGCTCGAAGGCGGTCTCCACGGCCACGGCATGGATGAATTGTCCGAGCTGCATCTCGGCCACAAGACGATCACATTTTCCGACGTGACCGGCAGCGGCAAATCCCAGATCACCTTCGACCGCGTGCCGCTCGACAAGGCGCTCGCCTACGCCGCCGAGGACGCGGACGTCACCTATCGCCTGCACCGGGTTCTGAAGCCGCGCCTTGCGGCCGAACATTTGGTCACGGTCTACGAAACGCTCGAACGCCCGCTGGTGCCGGTGCTGGCGGCGATGGAACGGGAAGGAATCAAGGTCGACGCCGGGGTCCTGAAGGACCTGAGCGACGATTTCGCCAAGCGCCTCGCCCATCTCGAAGGGAACATTCACCGCCTGGCGGGCCGCGAATTCAACGTCGGCTCGCCGAAGCAGTTGGGCGAAATCCTGTTCGACGAGATGAAGCTCGACGGGGGCAAGAAAGCCAAGACCGGCGCCTACGTCACCGACGCCGAGACCCTCGAAGACCTCGCCGCCGCCGGCCACGAACTGCCCGCCCGCGTGCTCGAATGGCGCCAGCTCGCCAAGCTCAAGAGCACCTACGCCGACGCGCTGCTCGCCGAAATCAATCCCGACACCGGGCGGGTGCACACGTCGTATGCGCAGGCCGTCGCCTCGACCGGGCGGCTGTCGTCGTCGGATCCCAATCTGCAGAACATCCCGATCCGCACCGACGAAGGGCGCAAGATCCGCCGCGCCTTCGTCGCCGACAAGGGCTGGCGGCTGGTGTCGGCGGATTACTCGCAGATCGAGCTGCGCCTCTTGGCCCACGTCGCCGGCATCGACGCGCTCAAGGAAGCGTTCCGCCAGGGCCACGACATCCACGCCATGACCGCGTCCCAGGTGTTCGGCGTGCCGATGAAGGGCATGGACGCCAACGTGCGCCGGCGCGCCAAGGCGATCAATTTCGGCATCATCTACGGCATCTCGGCCTTCGGGCTCGCGCGCCAGCTCTCGATCCCGCGCGAGGAAGCGGCGCGCTACATCGACGCCTACTTCGAGCGCTATCCCGGCATCCGCGACTACATGGAGCGCACCAAGGCCGCGGCCCGCCGCCGGGGCTTCGTTACCACGCTGTTCGGGCGCAAATGCCACGTGCGCGGCATCAACGACAAAAACCAGGCGCTGCGCGGCTTCGCCGAACGGGCCGCCATCAACGCGCCGATCCAGGGCGGCGCCGCCGACATCATCAAGCGCGCCATGACGCGGCTGCCCGCCACGCTCGCCAAGGCCAGGCTCAAGGCGCGCATGCTGCTCCAGGTCCACGACGAGCTGGTGTTCGAGGTGCCGGCGGCCGAGGTCGACGCGACCGCCGAGGTGGCGAAGAAGATCATGGAAAGCGCCGCCCATCTCGACGGCGTGCCGCTGGTGGTGGATGTCGGCCGCGGCGCCAACTGGGACGAGGCGCACTGA
- a CDS encoding ABC transporter ATP-binding protein, whose amino-acid sequence MTEPSLPDFAIETENLSKTYAGANGRGGRAALDAVGLKVPRGSFFGLLGPNGAGKSTLINILAGLVVKTSGAARVWGYDIEAEMRSARASIGVVPQELNIDPFFTPRELLELQAGLYGVPKPKRRTDAILEAVGLADKANAYARALSGGMRRRLLVAKAMVHAPPVLVLDEPTAGVDVELRRQLWDYVRGLNARGTTILLTTHYLEEAEALCDSIAIINRGRLIACEAKETLLRRLDSKEMTVILAAPVGRVLPEPLKPFHVENPAPDRLVFHYPPSRVDGGAILAAVREAGLAIRDVSTREADLEDIFLTLTRSGEEKR is encoded by the coding sequence ATGACCGAACCGTCCCTGCCCGACTTCGCCATCGAGACCGAGAACCTCTCGAAGACCTACGCCGGCGCCAACGGGCGGGGCGGGCGCGCGGCGCTCGACGCGGTCGGCCTCAAGGTCCCGCGCGGGTCGTTCTTCGGCTTGCTCGGTCCCAACGGGGCGGGCAAATCGACCCTCATCAACATCCTGGCCGGGCTGGTGGTGAAAACTTCCGGCGCGGCGCGGGTCTGGGGCTACGACATCGAGGCCGAGATGCGAAGCGCGCGCGCCTCGATCGGCGTGGTGCCGCAGGAGCTGAACATCGATCCGTTCTTCACGCCGCGCGAGCTGCTGGAACTGCAGGCCGGGCTCTACGGCGTGCCGAAACCTAAGCGCCGCACCGACGCCATCCTGGAGGCGGTCGGCCTCGCCGACAAGGCCAACGCCTACGCCCGCGCGCTGTCGGGCGGGATGCGAAGGCGCCTGCTGGTGGCCAAGGCGATGGTGCACGCGCCGCCGGTGCTGGTGCTGGACGAGCCGACCGCCGGCGTCGACGTGGAACTCCGCCGCCAGCTATGGGATTACGTGCGCGGGCTCAACGCGCGCGGCACCACCATCCTGCTCACCACCCATTACCTCGAGGAAGCCGAGGCGCTCTGCGATTCCATCGCCATCATCAACCGCGGCCGGCTGATCGCGTGCGAGGCGAAGGAGACGCTGCTCCGCCGCCTCGATTCCAAGGAGATGACCGTCATCCTCGCCGCGCCGGTGGGCCGCGTCCTGCCCGAGCCGCTCAAGCCGTTCCACGTCGAGAACCCGGCGCCCGACCGGCTGGTGTTCCATTACCCGCCGAGCCGGGTCGACGGCGGCGCGATCCTGGCGGCGGTGCGCGAGGCGGGCCTGGCCATCCGCGACGTGTCGACGCGCGAAGCGGACCTCGAGGACATTTTCCTCACCCTGACTCGTTCGGGAGAAGAGAAGCGATGA
- a CDS encoding alpha/beta hydrolase, with amino-acid sequence MTPPHPASDKARADARANPSQPSPPASGGGRGKGEGGNPIRPRHVLGALLLLLAGCAPIVELPGPAAYPPRLHDYFFHAADGAALPFRVWMPDDARPKAVVVALHGFNDYSNFFDAPGEALRARGIASYAYDQRGFGATAKPGLWPGTRAMKDDLRAFARLVQARHPEAPLYLLGESMGGAVILAAGAEAPLPGEGAILSAPAVWGRATMPWYQRAALWLGAHLAPAMNISGRSLRITPSDNIEMLRALGRDPLVRKETRIDAVHGLVGLMDEALDGAARFEARALILYGRKDEIIPKAPTRRMIERLPATKERQKTAFYAAGYHMLLRDLAADVPLADIAAWIEDGHAPLPSGADRIAVDVALDDEPGG; translated from the coding sequence ATGACCCCCCCTCACCCAGCTTCGGATAAGGCGCGGGCTGACGCCCGCGCCAACCCTTCGCAACCCTCTCCCCCCGCGAGTGGCGGGGGGAGAGGGAAGGGTGAGGGGGGTAATCCCATTCGACCGCGCCATGTTCTAGGCGCGTTGCTTCTGCTCCTCGCCGGTTGCGCGCCGATCGTCGAGCTTCCGGGTCCGGCCGCGTATCCGCCGCGCTTGCACGATTATTTCTTCCACGCCGCCGACGGCGCCGCGCTGCCGTTCCGCGTCTGGATGCCGGACGACGCGCGGCCGAAGGCGGTGGTCGTCGCGCTGCACGGGTTCAACGATTATTCCAACTTCTTCGACGCGCCGGGCGAGGCCCTGCGCGCGCGCGGCATCGCCAGTTACGCCTACGACCAGCGCGGCTTCGGCGCGACCGCGAAGCCGGGCCTGTGGCCCGGGACGCGGGCGATGAAGGACGACTTGCGCGCGTTCGCCCGCTTGGTGCAGGCGCGCCACCCGGAGGCGCCGCTTTATCTTCTGGGCGAGAGCATGGGCGGCGCGGTGATCCTGGCGGCGGGCGCGGAAGCGCCGTTGCCGGGGGAAGGCGCGATCCTGTCGGCGCCCGCGGTGTGGGGCCGCGCCACCATGCCGTGGTACCAGCGCGCCGCCCTCTGGCTCGGCGCGCATCTCGCCCCGGCGATGAACATTTCGGGGCGGAGCCTGCGCATCACGCCTTCCGACAACATCGAGATGCTGCGGGCGCTGGGGCGCGATCCGCTGGTACGCAAGGAAACGCGCATCGACGCGGTGCACGGCCTGGTCGGCCTGATGGACGAGGCCCTCGACGGCGCGGCGCGGTTCGAGGCGCGCGCGCTCATTCTCTACGGGCGGAAGGACGAGATCATCCCCAAGGCGCCGACCCGGCGGATGATCGAGCGGTTGCCCGCCACCAAGGAGCGGCAAAAGACCGCGTTCTACGCCGCGGGCTATCACATGCTGCTCCGCGACCTCGCGGCCGACGTTCCGCTCGCCGACATCGCCGCGTGGATCGAGGACGGACACGCACCGCTGCCCTCGGGCGCCGACCGGATCGCCGTCGACGTCGCCCTCGACGACGAACCGGGCGGATAA
- a CDS encoding EAL domain-containing protein, which yields MTSQGSASLAQRFVALAFCRADALFELDDRQNVVFAAGATDRLLGKAPDALKGIPFKGLFTDKGGALIADLLAGAGAQGRIDDVMLEMPLASGAIAQVALAGYRAADFDGHFFVALKVAPRRIIDTSRAPIARDSETGLMAKNEFAAVAAERIKSMQDAGQKTKVTMVNVANLENLRGEIPKGAHENVLKAIGGVLNRYSVGGDTATRIDGENFGFVHGDNVDIPAVNQEMLAATCQVHSAAAQLKSKTSTIEIDPAALTEDQIVKALIYSMRTFSKNPSAVENKSMSSLLESRVTETMKMVETFQAICRTRNFDLVYMPICHLKTHQVHHFEALTRFREGGKKGTSSPYEMITLAEEMGIVAEFDLAVTRKAIDFAVKSALAGLPPIAVNISGHSIGNADFNATILSLLGSATNIAGKIMFEITESSEIKDLEGVNRAIQGFRKKGFKMALDDFGAGAASFDYLNTLDVDTVKFDGPVVKRAYATDKGRAFLASMATLCNSMGIETIAEMVEDEPLAKFLAGCDVHLGQGYYFGKADADPAFFLSQNRARVVNA from the coding sequence ATGACTTCCCAGGGCAGCGCTTCATTGGCGCAACGTTTCGTGGCGCTGGCATTTTGCCGCGCCGACGCGTTGTTCGAGTTGGACGATCGACAAAACGTCGTCTTTGCCGCCGGCGCAACGGACCGTCTCCTCGGAAAGGCGCCCGACGCACTCAAAGGCATCCCCTTCAAGGGCTTGTTCACGGATAAAGGCGGCGCCCTGATCGCCGACCTGCTCGCGGGCGCGGGCGCCCAGGGGCGGATCGACGATGTGATGCTGGAAATGCCGCTTGCCAGCGGCGCGATTGCCCAGGTGGCCTTGGCCGGGTACCGGGCCGCCGATTTCGACGGTCATTTTTTTGTCGCTCTGAAAGTGGCGCCCCGTCGAATCATCGACACCTCGCGCGCCCCGATCGCGCGCGACTCCGAAACGGGCCTCATGGCCAAAAACGAATTCGCCGCCGTCGCCGCCGAGCGGATCAAGTCCATGCAGGACGCCGGCCAGAAGACCAAGGTGACCATGGTCAACGTCGCCAACCTAGAAAATTTGCGCGGCGAAATACCCAAGGGCGCGCACGAGAATGTCCTCAAGGCCATCGGCGGCGTCTTGAATCGCTATTCCGTGGGCGGCGACACCGCCACCCGGATCGACGGGGAAAATTTCGGTTTCGTGCACGGCGATAACGTGGACATCCCCGCGGTCAACCAGGAAATGTTGGCCGCCACGTGCCAAGTCCACTCCGCCGCCGCCCAACTCAAATCCAAGACCAGCACCATCGAAATCGATCCGGCGGCGTTGACCGAGGATCAAATCGTCAAGGCTTTGATCTACTCGATGCGAACCTTTTCCAAGAATCCCAGCGCGGTCGAGAACAAGAGCATGAGCAGTTTGCTCGAAAGCCGGGTCACCGAAACCATGAAAATGGTCGAAACTTTCCAGGCCATCTGCCGAACCCGGAATTTCGACCTGGTTTACATGCCGATCTGCCATCTGAAGACGCACCAAGTACACCACTTCGAGGCGCTGACCCGCTTCCGCGAGGGCGGCAAGAAAGGCACCTCGTCACCCTATGAAATGATTACCTTGGCCGAAGAAATGGGCATCGTTGCCGAATTCGACCTAGCGGTTACCCGCAAGGCCATCGACTTCGCGGTGAAGAGCGCCCTCGCCGGCTTGCCGCCGATCGCGGTCAATATTTCCGGCCATTCGATCGGCAACGCGGATTTCAACGCCACGATCCTCTCTCTTCTCGGCAGCGCCACCAACATCGCCGGCAAAATCATGTTCGAGATCACCGAATCGTCCGAGATCAAGGATTTGGAAGGCGTCAACCGCGCGATCCAAGGATTCCGCAAAAAAGGATTCAAGATGGCGCTCGACGATTTCGGCGCGGGCGCGGCCAGCTTCGATTACCTCAACACGCTGGACGTGGACACGGTCAAGTTCGACGGCCCCGTCGTCAAGCGCGCCTATGCCACCGACAAGGGACGGGCGTTCCTCGCCTCGATGGCGACGTTGTGCAACAGCATGGGTATCGAAACCATCGCCGAAATGGTCGAGGACGAACCGCTGGCCAAGTTCCTGGCCGGTTGCGACGTCCATCTGGGCCAGGGCTATTATTTCGGCAAGGCCGACGCCGATCCGGCGTTTTTTTTGTCGCAAAACAGGGCCCGGGTCGTAAACGCCTGA
- a CDS encoding mononuclear molybdenum enzyme YedY has protein sequence RVIGDPFFSPRKPTLMFNGYEEDVAHLYKGMDLAKLY, from the coding sequence CGCGTCATCGGCGATCCGTTCTTCTCGCCGCGCAAGCCGACCTTGATGTTCAACGGCTACGAGGAGGACGTGGCGCACCTCTACAAGGGCATGGACCTCGCCAAGCTCTATTAG
- a CDS encoding sulfoxide reductase heme-binding subunit YedZ: protein MLAPGMSRFAKPPIAKAIVFVLCLAPLAWLAHRGLTAGFGAHPQEYVNRFLGDWALRFLLIALAVTPLRLIGGWPQLARFRRMIGLYAFFYATLHVLSYVVATHFFDWAEILKDIVKRNYITVGMVVFAILLPMAATSTAGMVKRLGPKRWQALHRLVYLAGIGGVFHFFMMVKADWREPLLYALILAFLLGYRVYRRARRFSNPGKSSFGT, encoded by the coding sequence ATGCTCGCCCCCGGCATGTCCCGCTTCGCCAAGCCGCCCATCGCGAAAGCGATCGTTTTTGTCCTGTGCCTCGCGCCGCTCGCGTGGCTCGCCCATCGCGGCCTGACGGCGGGCTTCGGCGCGCACCCGCAGGAATACGTCAACCGCTTCCTCGGCGACTGGGCGCTCCGTTTTCTCCTGATCGCGCTTGCCGTGACGCCGCTCCGCCTGATCGGCGGCTGGCCGCAGCTCGCGCGCTTTCGCCGCATGATCGGGCTTTACGCCTTCTTCTACGCGACTCTCCACGTGCTGAGCTACGTGGTCGCCACCCATTTCTTCGACTGGGCGGAAATCCTGAAGGACATCGTCAAGCGCAACTACATCACCGTCGGCATGGTGGTGTTCGCGATCCTGCTGCCGATGGCGGCGACCTCGACCGCCGGCATGGTCAAGCGCCTCGGCCCCAAGCGCTGGCAGGCGCTGCATCGCCTCGTCTATCTCGCCGGCATCGGCGGAGTGTTCCACTTCTTCATGATGGTCAAGGCCGATTGGCGCGAACCCCTGCTCTACGCCCTGATCCTCGCCTTCCTGCTCGGCTACCGGGTCTATCGACGCGCGCGCCGATTTTCCAATCCGGGCAAGTCTTCGTTCGGAACTTAA